CACGCCTCCACGTGATCAAGTCGAAGGCTTATGCAGGAAGGGATCACTAGACAATTCGACACAATTCAATCTGATCCCGAGACCCAGATCCCCCGGAATTCGCTTGGGTGAGAAGCCGTGCCTTTCGAGAACAACCATCTGTCTTCGCTTCTACTTCTACTGGCTTGTCAGCCAGCCCTGGCAGCGGTGCTTTACGTATCTGCTGCGGGCGACGATCGAGCGGCTTGCTCAAAGACCGCGCCGTGTCGTACCATCACTCGCGGGAGTGAACTTGCGAAGCCCGGCGATGTCGTCCGGGTATCATCTGGGACATATCCGGAACGGGTTACTGTCCGCAGAGGGGGCACCGCGGCCGCTGGCAGTGTGACATTCCAGGGGCATGACGGAAGTGGGTGCCCGTCAGGGCCAGGTCCAGCCTTGAACACCCGACGACAACGACCAGTGCCGGAAGTAATGATGCAGGGTTGGGTGATTGAGACTAGTTTCGTAAAAGTAGAGTGCTTCAACATCACCGGCACTTCGGAGCCAGGCGTCGACATTCGCGCACTTCGATCAGCCATTGAGATTGCGGCCACCTATATACACGACATTCCCGCGCCAGCTGTGAATATGGCCCGCGCTGATCCGTCACGTATGCCTGCAAACGTTACCATACATGATAACTACATCACCCGAACAGCTTATGGCTTTAATGTCTTCTGCAGAGATAACTGCGTCCTGGCGGATAATGAAGTTCAGCGTACCACACCTGGGATAACAGGTCACGACGGTGACTACTCGCGCCTATTTGGCGAAGGCATCGTGTTCCTGCGCAACTACTTTCACGGCAACAGCATAAGCGACTGCGAAGGGTGTCACATCGACTGTTTTCAGACGTGGAATCTCGGCAGAAGTTCATACGAAATCGCCAGGCGTATAACACTTGACGGCAACATCTGCTTCAATGCCCACGAGGGGATTATTGCGAGAGATGTTAGCGGCCAAGCAGTTCAGAGCCATCTCGGCTGGACGGTGACTAATAATGTGTTCAGGTACGGCCCTACAGGCTCGCGAATGGCGTGGTGCGCGCTGTTTGAGCATGTCGGAGATGTTACGTTCCATCACAATCTGTGCGGCGAGGGCGTAGTAGGGTACCGAAATGACGGCAGCAGCAGTCACCTAAACAACATCCACTACAATACTGGCTGGAAGCCGTACTTCGCTGAGACGGGCGCGGAGATGACGAGCCGCGCTAATCTGCTCTTCAATCCAACTCGCAAATATGCGGGATTCGGGGGTGATCTCTTAAACGTTGACCCGAACTTCGTCGATTCGAACGGAGACGACTACCGGCTTCAATCAAACAGTCCCGCGATTGGCCGGGGAGCGCCCACGACAGTCGACAGGGATCGGCTCGGCTATCCGCGTTCAAAGCCTGGAGACATAGGCCCTCACGAGTTCGGTGCTCGCCCACTTCCTCCGGGCCGCCTAACTCTTCACGTCGAGGTCAGTTCGGGCAAGGGTGCCAACGAGTGAACTGGGGAGTTGGAGCTACTGCTCTGTTCCTCTCTCGCACTTGGAGTCGGCTATCTTCTTGGTGCGTATCACACTTAATCTCTGGAGGGTTTGCGGCATTCGGATCACGGAGTCGAGTGGTGTACCCGATCCGGCTTTCTGGGGCTAACCGAATCGTGATCGGGGACGGTGTATTCATTGGAGAAGCGTCCTGGCTGCTGACGATAGCGGATGGATCCAACCGTGCCGTTGCGCTCAGAATTGGTGACCGCACCAAAATAGCGGGGTACTGTGTCATTTCCGCAGCGCGGAACGTGACATTGGAAGATAGCGTCCTGCTCGCAAGGAATGTCTATATTTCAGATCACATACACAAGTACTCGAGCACAAGTAGTCCGATCGTCACTCAGGGCATCGCAAAAATCAAGCCAGTACTTATCAGAAAAGGGGCGTGGCTTGGTCAAAATGTCGTCGTCTGCCCGGGTGTGACGATTGGCACCGGATCGGTTATAGGAGCGAACTCAGTCGTGACTACCGACATACCGGAATACACGGTGGCCGCGGGTGCGCCAGCCCGGGTCGTCAGGAAGATAGACGAATGTTGACCGTTCTCTTCGTGTCATACTTCTTCCCGCCGGTCGGAGGCGCCGGTTCGCAGCGATCCCAGAAATTTGTGAAGTTTCTGAGGAACCACGATATTGAGTTGGTAGTACTCGCAGGCCCGACCAGACTAAATGGCAGGTGGACACCAGGCGATGAGTCTCTTGAAGCAGACCTGCCGGCCGAAGTGTCGGTACACCGAATAGAGATCTGCGCGCGAACAAAACGAACGGTCGCGACGCGAGCCCAGAGGTGGTGTCGCATACCTTCGAAACATAGTAGGACATGGGCCGACGCTGCCGTCGAAACAGGTGCAGAGATTGGCAAAGGATGCGATCTGATCCTGGCAACAATGTCTCCCTTCGAAAGCGCAGAGGTTGGCCGTAGGCTTTCCTCGAGGCTAGGAGTGCCCTGGGTAGCAGATCTGCGTGACCCCTGGGCACTCGATGAGATGCAGGTGTATCCAACAATAGTGCATCGGTGGATTGAAGAGCGGAAGATGGGTAGGGAACTGGAAACGGCTTCGCTCACGGTGATGAACACCCCAGAGGCGGCTCATGTCGCACGAAGGGCATTCCCATCTTTGGCCGGACGGATTATCTCGATTCCAAATGGCTTCGATGACGAGGATTTTTCCGGTCCGGTTCCCGCAACTTCGGCCGATACGTTCCGGATCGTGCACGCCGGGGCGCTTCATACGGATCTAGCAATGCGGACTCGGCGCAGAAGTCTTCCAGCGCTGCTGGGAGGAACCGAGCCCAATGTAAACTTCCTCACGAGGACTCACGTCTACCTACTACGGGCCCTCGAGCGGTGGTTTCGAGACTGCCCGGAGGCGAGAGGCGTCTGTGAGGTTATTCTCGCTGGAGAAACGACTGCAGCTGATCGGTACGTTGTTACGGAGTCTTCGATCTCAGAAATTATCACGTTGACCGGTTACAGAAGTCATGTAGACACCCTAGCACTGGTTCGCCAGGCTGACTTGCTGTTCTTGCCGATGCACACACTTCCACCTGACAGGCGCGCAAGAATCGTTCCAGGCAAAACGTACGAGTATATGGCGTCTGGGCGCCCGATATTGGCAGCCGTGCCGGAGGGAGATGCCCGGGACATTCTGACCGAATGCGGCACTGCCTTTGTCACGTGGCCGGATGACGTCGACAGGATGGTGGAGATCATCAATAGGGTGTATCGAGCATGGGTGGGCAGCGAACCGCTCCCATTGCCGACACGCGCCGTGAGGACGATGTATGAGCGGAGAGTGTTGGCCGCTACTATGGCACAAGCGTTAAGAAGGGCGGCGTCCGGTGACTACGTCTAGGAAACGCAGAGTAAAACATATTGGCACCGCATTCTTCGGAGCAGCTGTTGTCGCCTGCGCGGTCGCGACAGGGGGGCGGATCGGGTTGGCTATCTCAATGGCCATTGCGACAGTCATCGGGCTGCAATGTTTAGTGGCTCTCAGGCGCACCGAATCGGTTATCGCTGAGATCCGGGACCAACAGAGCTGGTACGGCCCAGATGTCCGAGCATCGATTTGGCTTGGGCAGCTATTAGGAGATGAGGCCCTCCGCCTGCCGTTTGGTGGAATGGCGATCGAGTCGGATGCTGCTGCGCACTTAGTGTCAGTGGTCCTGGCGACAAAGCCAAGTGTTGTCGTTGAATTAGGCAGTGGTGTATCAACCGTGGCGATAGCCCTCGCCCTTCGAAGAGTCGGGTCGGGTAAGCTCTGGTCGTTTGACCACGAAGCAGGCTATGCACGCAAGACGGCCGATCGGCTATTGAGGGAGGGCTTAACGGATTGGGTTGATCTGACATGTGCTCCATTGAAATGCCTTACCCTAGACGGGGTAACATATCCTTGGTACGACCCACAGAAGTTCGGCACGGTCGGGCGCATTGATCTCCTGGTGGTCGATGGGCCGCCTGGCTGGATACATCCGGATGCGCGTTACCCAGCGCTATCGGTACTCAAGGAGAAACTCGGCACTGCAGCGGTTATTGTCTTGGATGACGCGTGCCGACCTCAAGAACGACGTATCGCGGCCAAGTGGCTTCGAGACCTGCCTGGCTATGAGCAGGTCGACCTGTCCTGCCGAAAAGGCACGGTACTGCTACGGCCTCGAGGAGCGTGACGTTGGTCGGACGATTCGGCACCGCCGTTTCGTGGAGCGGAGTTGCGGCAATTTCGGCAAACCTCCTCGGACTGGCTCGGATTTCCGCACTTTCGCGACTACTTCCTGCCGATGCGTTTGGCTTAGTCGGCTTGGCTCTGACCGTCACTGCAGCATTGGCGACCATAGCGAACTTCAGCGGTGTGGGCCTGCTCTTCGCGCCCGACAGGCAAGAGCGAGACGAGGACCTGCACTCCATTGCGGACGCCTGCTGGACCTTAGAGGTCCTGCGAGGCGTCACCGTGTCGGGCCTGATGGTACTGGCAGCTTACCCGTTGTCGACGGCGCTTGGAAACCAAGCCCTTGCGCCAGTGATCCTTACGCTCGCCGTGGGGCATGCGCTGGGAGGACTTACGAATCTGGGTCTTGCCATAGATCGGCGATCCCTTAGGCTTGCTGCGCCCTCTATTCACAGACTGCTTTCGGAGCTGTTCACAACGGCAATCACAGTAGGCCTAGCGATATATCTACGCGACGTTCGCGCTTTAGTATGGGGACACGTCGCGGGCTCGGTCGGAGCGGTATTCCTTTCTTACGCCCTACATTCCTTCCGTCCCAAACTCTTGTGGGAACCGACGCTTATTCGAAAGCGATGGCGTTTTGGCTTGGATCTACTGCTCATCGGGCTGTTGACCTTCATTACGAGTCAGTTCGACAATCTAGTTATCGCAAGACTGCTCAGCGTCACAGAGCTCGGAGTGTACCTCTTGACATATCGTTTGGCGAGCGTACCCGTTGAGCTCTATGCGCAAGTTGTCTCGCCAGTGCTATTGCCCGCCGTCAGAGCTGCAGGCGACACGGGCGCGGTTCTTGGCCAAGTGTTCCGAAGTGGTTTTCCTCTTGGGGTCGCATATTTTGGAGCGACGTCACTGGGATTAGGAATTACCGCGGACGTCGCTGTTAGAGTAGTTCTGGGCCCCCAGTGGTCAGCCGTCGCCGAGCTGTTGCCATATATGGTCTGGGTGGGCTTCCTTCGAGGTCTGTCCCACCTTTGCAGTCCGGTGCTGCTTGGCTTGGGCCTCTCTGCGGGCGACCTACGGGGAAAGCTTCTCGAAGTGCTGGTGTTCATGCCGTCAGTCGTGATAGGTGTGGCATGGTGGGGCACGCTCGGTGCAGCATATGCAGGCATAGTCAGCTATTTGACGGCGGCAATTATTAGAGTCGTACTTCTGAACGATGCAGGTAAGGAATGCTTCCCGTCACGTTGGCGACCCGCCGCCAAAAGCTTGGCGATTGTGCTGGCAGCATACGTAGGGTATGCGCTGTCGTTGCGATGGGGGCTTCCGAGGGTACTCGCCACGACGGTCTACTTCGCCTCCTGTATCTGGGCGATAGGTTCTTCTAGTCCTGTTTCCCGCCTTGCGCTCGCCTCAGTGAATAGCCGACGGGGTAAATGTCCTACAGAGAGCTAGCACAGACGCGTTGCGCCAGCGCGATCACTCGACTCTTCAGGAAACCAGCCAATGCATACCATATACACCGTTGTCACACCTGTGCGAGACGAAGCCTTGTACTTGCCCCAAACGATCCAATGTATGGTCAACCAGACAGTTCGTCCAGTCGAATGGGTAGTTGTTAATGACGGCTCGACGGACGACACCGGAAACGTGATTGACGAAGCGGCCAAAAGAAACTCGTGGATCCGAGCGGTGCACCGAGCCAACAGAGGTTATCGTGAAGCCGGAGGTGGAGTGGTGCAAGCGTTCAACGAGGGCTATTCGACCCTGAGCCACAAAGAGTGGGACTTCGTCGTTAAGCTGGACGGCGATCTGACGTTTGAACCAGACTACTTCGAGCGTTGCTTTGAACGGTTTGCAGAAAATGAACGACTTGGTGTCGGCGGTGGCGCCATTTATCATAACATAAAGGGTGCGCTGGAAATTGAGACGTGTCCTCGTTTCCACGTACGAGGAGCCACGAAGATTTACCGCAGAGCATGCTGGGAGGCGCTTGGAGGGTTGCTGCCGTCTGCGGGTTGGGATACCTTGGATGAAGTTAAAGCGCAGATGCGTGGATGGCGTACTGAGTCGTTCGTGGACTTAATGGTAACGCATCATCGCATAACCGGGGCAGCTGACGGAGGATGGAGAAATTCAGTCAAAAACGGAAGAGGCAGCTTTGTTGTAGGATATCATCCGCTCTATATCGCAGTCAGGTGTATGTCCGGATTGCTAAGACCTCCCATCGTAGTTGGTTCAATCGGATTGGCCTACGGCTATATCCGGGCCTTGCTCGACGGTACCGACCAAGTGAGCGATCGGGAAGTGATTTCATATGTACGAAATCAACAGCTTCGCAGGCTTACCGGCCGGAGTACGATGTGGCGGTAGATGAATTGGGAGGGGGAATGCTGATCTCGGTCGTCTATGTCAACTGGAACTCTACGAAGTACTTGCGCGGCTCAATCAAGTCCGTTTATGACCATACGGCAGAGTTGGAGCCCGAAATCGTCGTAATAGACAATGCTTCACCCGACCGGGATATAGCCAGCATCGTGGGGGAATTCCCTAATGTCAGAATCATGCAGATGGATTGTAATGTCGGCTTTGCGGTCGCGAACAACATTGGTGCCAGGGCAGCGCGTGGTAAATGGTTGGTGTTTTTGAACCCCGACACGATTGTACTTCCTGGAGCGTTTGACACAATGCTGGAGTCCGGCCTCAGTTTGCCTCGCGTCGGTATACTCGGCGCGAAATTGTACAACGAAGATCTATCGTTGCAACTAACTGCGATTAGAGCGTTTCCTACTATCGTCAACCAAGTATTCAACGCCGCGATACTGCAGCGGGCCTGGCCAAGCTGCTGGCTTTGGGACGATCGAGCCCTCTTGCGGGATAGCACTACGGCCGCCCCCGTCGACGGGATTTCCGGTGCTTGCATGATGCTTGCGCGGGACGTGTTCATGCAGGTCGGGGGTTTTTGTGAAGACTACTTCATGTATGGCGAGGATGTAGACATCTGTTACCGAGTAAGAGCCGCAGGTTATGACAACTATCTGATACCTAATGCTAGAATTGTGCACTACGGCGGAGCTAGCAGCAAGCGCCAGAAGTCTGAGCAGTGGGCAGTACAGTGGATGATGAGGTCACGGTACCTGTATTTCACAAAGACACGAGGAACAGTGTACGCGATGATGTTTAGGCTGATCATGGGCTGCGCGTCAGCTGTTCGGCTCATTCTTATACATGGTACGGCAGTGGTGTGCTCGTATGACAGGGATCTACAGTACGCCGGGGAAAAGTGGAAGGCCGTTCTGAAGTGGGCGTTCGGCTTTGGGGAAGTCGTTTTGCCGGCCGAGAGACGCCGGCCGACGCGACTAGAGAGAGGGTCTGCGTGATGGCGAGACGGGGGGGTACCGTATCATCATTTGACCCCGACTTGAGACCGGTGTGTCTTTCCGAATCATAGATCCGGTCGCTCAGCCACAAACATGGAATGAAACCATTGGTTCATTCCATGCTGCCGACGTTTTTCATTCATCAGAATGGGCGCGTCTGTTGGCTGCTTGCTACGGGTACCAGGCATGCTATGCTGTCCATTTCTGTGGCGGCTGCCCAGTCGCGGCGCTGCCAGTCAGCCATGTAGCAAGCGTGATAACTGGTCGGCGCGGGGTGAGCGTCCCGTTCAGCGATTCGTGTCAAGTGCTCACACGCCGTGGAGCGCCACTTGAGATTATCGACAGAATATTGCGCTTCGGGGAAGAAGAGGACTGGAGGTACTTGGAATTACGGGGAGCGGCGGATGTCGAACGAGGGGCAATCGTTTCAGACACGTTTTTCCAGCACACGTTAAGTCTTGAGGGGACTGAATGCGTATTGTTCGCGGGATTGGATCGCTCGCACCGGCGTAACGTTCGAAAGGCGGTACAAAGGGGAGTTGAGGTGCAGTGTCTCGATACTCAGGCAGGAATCGACGAGTACTTTCGGCTCCATTGCGTGACTCGGAGGCGCCACGGCCTCCCACCGCAGCCATACCGGTTCTTTCGGCTGTTGCACGACCTGCTCATACGCCGAGGGCTGGGAATCATCGTGCTGGCACGGGCGAAGGGCAGATACGTGGCGGGTGCGGTCTGCCTTAATTTCAATCACAATGCGATCTACAAGTATGGAGCTTCCGATGGTGCGTTTCACGCCTTGCGGCCGAACAATCTTGTGATTTGGCAGGCGATACGTTATTTTCGCGCAGCTGGGGCAAAGACGTTTTCGTTCGGGCGAACGGATCCGGCGGATGAAGGGCTTCTGAGATTCAAGCGAGGCTGGGGAGCACATGAATCCTCTCTTCTGTACCACCGCATACCGATTGGTCGTTATACCGTCTCGACGTCTGCAAGGCGGTCGCTGTATCATCGGGTCGGCGGCGAAGTCTTTCGCCGCCTGCCTATTCCTGTTCTGCGTACCATCGGTTGTCTGGCCTATCCACATCTTGGCTAGAATGAACCTAGATCCGGCAGTTGAGGTGGAGGCGGAGGCGTGAAGTGGCGGATACTCAATGGGATGAACGAGGAAAAGAGTGTTTCTGTTGTTCACCCAAAGGGTGAAGAGGAAGCCGGGGAGCTGGGGTATCCGGAGGCACGGCGGATCGAGACGTTCGGTGGCAGCGTGGAAGTGCGTTGGGCCGAGGACGGGGGGATGAGCTTGAACGGCCCGCTGACCTACTTCATCGAGTTCCTGAAGGTAACCGGGCTCTGGGAGCGGTTCGTGGAGAGCTGCCCGTTGAGCTACACCTCGCCGAACGCACCGAGCAAGAACGAAATCTTGGGAACGATCCTGTTCAGCGTGCTGAACGGGCATCGGCGATATGCGCATATCACGGGACTGCGAGGCGATGACGTATTGGCGAAGATGCTGGGGATCGAGCGATTCCGGAGCGAGGACAGCGTGCGGCGCGCGTTCGAGAAGCAGGAGGAAGAAACGCTGACGTTGTGGCTGGACCGGAGCATGAACGAGACGTACGAAACGCTGCTGGAGCAAGAGTGGATCCTGGATGTGGACGCCACGGTGAAGACGCTGTACGGCAGGCAAGAAGAGGCCAAGGTGGGTTACAACCCGGTGAAGCCGGGGCGGCCATCGCACGTGTACCACGCAATGTTGTTTACGGCGGCGAAGTTGATTCTGAATGTGGATGTGCAAGCGGGCAATCAGACGGCGAGCACCTACGGGGTGCCGACGCTGGTGGGGTGGCTGGAGGCGCGGGACCGGAAGTATTGGCCGAGTTTGGTGCGGGGTGATTGTGGCCACGGCAACGAGGAGTTGATGGCGGCGTGTGAGCAGCGGGAATTGGCCTACGTATTCAAGTTGCGGCGGAGCAAGGGGGTCCAGGATCTGGTGCGGCAATTGAACCGGAGCGGAGCGGCATGGCGCCCGGCGGGGCAGGGCTGGGAAGGAGTGCTCCATCAGTTGCAGTTGCAA
This DNA window, taken from Bryobacteraceae bacterium, encodes the following:
- a CDS encoding transposase — protein: MKWRILNGMNEEKSVSVVHPKGEEEAGELGYPEARRIETFGGSVEVRWAEDGGMSLNGPLTYFIEFLKVTGLWERFVESCPLSYTSPNAPSKNEILGTILFSVLNGHRRYAHITGLRGDDVLAKMLGIERFRSEDSVRRAFEKQEEETLTLWLDRSMNETYETLLEQEWILDVDATVKTLYGRQEEAKVGYNPVKPGRPSHVYHAMLFTAAKLILNVDVQAGNQTASTYGVPTLVGWLEARDRKYWPSLVRGDCGHGNEELMAACEQRELAYVFKLRRSKGVQDLVRQLNRSGAAWRPAGQGWEGVLHQLQLQGWSRTRTVLVTRRRIEKPDQAPPTSQLSLPGVVIEQGQGQWYEYSVLVTNWAESDVKAIAQIYRDRGDAENQFDELKNQWGWRGFSTADLKRSQLMARIVALIFNWWSIYTRMATGPTHGEAITTRPLLQQGVARETTHANRTHLTIASVHAKARKIAHLLTNISRWLGQFLNPAEQLPGRGRWPLILGRIFQEFGRFPFHRPAPQAQLS
- a CDS encoding glycosyltransferase, translating into MLTVLFVSYFFPPVGGAGSQRSQKFVKFLRNHDIELVVLAGPTRLNGRWTPGDESLEADLPAEVSVHRIEICARTKRTVATRAQRWCRIPSKHSRTWADAAVETGAEIGKGCDLILATMSPFESAEVGRRLSSRLGVPWVADLRDPWALDEMQVYPTIVHRWIEERKMGRELETASLTVMNTPEAAHVARRAFPSLAGRIISIPNGFDDEDFSGPVPATSADTFRIVHAGALHTDLAMRTRRRSLPALLGGTEPNVNFLTRTHVYLLRALERWFRDCPEARGVCEVILAGETTAADRYVVTESSISEIITLTGYRSHVDTLALVRQADLLFLPMHTLPPDRRARIVPGKTYEYMASGRPILAAVPEGDARDILTECGTAFVTWPDDVDRMVEIINRVYRAWVGSEPLPLPTRAVRTMYERRVLAATMAQALRRAASGDYV
- a CDS encoding GNAT family N-acetyltransferase, with the protein product MLTRRGAPLEIIDRILRFGEEEDWRYLELRGAADVERGAIVSDTFFQHTLSLEGTECVLFAGLDRSHRRNVRKAVQRGVEVQCLDTQAGIDEYFRLHCVTRRRHGLPPQPYRFFRLLHDLLIRRGLGIIVLARAKGRYVAGAVCLNFNHNAIYKYGASDGAFHALRPNNLVIWQAIRYFRAAGAKTFSFGRTDPADEGLLRFKRGWGAHESSLLYHRIPIGRYTVSTSARRSLYHRVGGEVFRRLPIPVLRTIGCLAYPHLG
- a CDS encoding glycosyltransferase family 2 protein, which encodes MLISVVYVNWNSTKYLRGSIKSVYDHTAELEPEIVVIDNASPDRDIASIVGEFPNVRIMQMDCNVGFAVANNIGARAARGKWLVFLNPDTIVLPGAFDTMLESGLSLPRVGILGAKLYNEDLSLQLTAIRAFPTIVNQVFNAAILQRAWPSCWLWDDRALLRDSTTAAPVDGISGACMMLARDVFMQVGGFCEDYFMYGEDVDICYRVRAAGYDNYLIPNARIVHYGGASSKRQKSEQWAVQWMMRSRYLYFTKTRGTVYAMMFRLIMGCASAVRLILIHGTAVVCSYDRDLQYAGEKWKAVLKWAFGFGEVVLPAERRRPTRLERGSA
- a CDS encoding glycosyltransferase family A protein, whose amino-acid sequence is MHTIYTVVTPVRDEALYLPQTIQCMVNQTVRPVEWVVVNDGSTDDTGNVIDEAAKRNSWIRAVHRANRGYREAGGGVVQAFNEGYSTLSHKEWDFVVKLDGDLTFEPDYFERCFERFAENERLGVGGGAIYHNIKGALEIETCPRFHVRGATKIYRRACWEALGGLLPSAGWDTLDEVKAQMRGWRTESFVDLMVTHHRITGAADGGWRNSVKNGRGSFVVGYHPLYIAVRCMSGLLRPPIVVGSIGLAYGYIRALLDGTDQVSDREVISYVRNQQLRRLTGRSTMWR